aatattaaaagaagaGATCGGCCCAAACGACCTAAAGAAGTTCAACAAGAAGATTGAGACTGCCAGCATAGACGTAGCCGTAGGACTTTATATAAGAAAAGTTGCAAAGTAAATTATtaagaatgaatgaaagaagATAATTTGTTACGTGATGAGAGAGGTCAAAGAGATTGTTATATAGAATGGAGAGTTAGTGAAGCGGAGTATAATGAATTTTGCATATTGTAATTGTTGAGAGTAAATTTTTTCACTCAAACAAGGAAATTAGTTACTCGTACccttacatttttttttacataattctATAGTCATTATTGTTGGAATTTTCATACAATttcttaattcaaaaattattcatgttaaataattaagaaataaaatactttaaTGTAAAAGCGTACCTGAATCTATAAACATGAATCATGATTGGAAGAGTCTGGATCTTATAGTTCTTTTGATCTTTTTCAACCAAAGCTTTCTGTATTTTTAGGCGGCTAAATTACAACTCTTTTGATAGGAAAAGAGTAACAATGgcgattttggtatattttgggAACCGAAACCCTGAAaacaatatttatatttgagactgacacccattaaaccctaaagtctaaataaaaaaagtatctaaaattcaaaagataattatctaaaaaacaaaagataatatctggttttattctcattaaattctaaattaaaagtaattatgacttattcaatttaacatttataataataaataagatcaccattatataagtcatttaatttaaaatatataacataatttattattataattaatatatgtattgtcaacaaacaaataagaaaattgaaataattttctaacaatTATCTCATACAATATCATCTCtatttgataattgattttgttatttaattttgttactgTACTATTACTGGCCTTGCTATTTTGAGATAGGTGATCCAACATCTCACTAGTTCATTAAACAAATATAAGGGATTTTAATATCACTTTGtgtctgtaataatttattgatcaacaacaaatttttaaataaaatttcaatttacgatgaattaattcttgacTTATCAGATTAGAAAataccaaaaaacaaaaaaaatatattctttgtAAATtcgaatttattattttagatgtctATTCCAATATAGGTATGCAAAGACTTTTAAtcttatatatattgatataataACAGATCTTTAGATATTTGACACTTAAATCACATATAGTTTAGTTACTAAATCCCTTTTAAAAACGGAAAGATATGACAATTTTATTGTTGAGCTCTTTTAATTTGGGACACCGTTGAAAGGTGTTAGCGaagatatatgttgattgtaATATAAAAGGATAGTCAAAAGAGTTTTGAGACCCAGAATGTGCTACTCCTCAAGCAAAACTTTCAGGATTGGAATTGTTGACCATGATGGTAAAATTCTCCCCGAATTAATCCAACTTTCAGTAAGCGGGCTCTAATTAAGTAgcaaaatatatctttttttcccGATAAACTAGCAAAatgtatctatttttttttgataaataaggggacagaaacacacaacaaaaaatttagattatacatttattattatatccTTTTATGATAGATTATATTTTGAGGTCAAACTTGCTTATGTGACGTATTTTGgtatcaatttatattttttactcaattattttttaaaaatattatataatcaataatacaaaaaattaaaatttaatgattatttattttaaaaattataaataattttaatattctattttatatataaaaatattaatttcgaaaatacgCAGCGCATCGATTTGTTCTACAAATACGCATGCCAACTCAAGGTGGACGTCTGAGAAATGGAGTTCCACATGAAGATAAATGTACTGCCCGCAAAATGGATCTGACAGCACCAGAGACTATCTCTGGAGCCACGCCCACGAAATGGTAGCGCAGCCATTTAATGGCTGGCATTCGCGAAATGAGATATCAGGAGGGCGGTCACTTGGCACTTAACATTATTTCCAATCCCATGAgtttttttgttgtgtttttactttttaccatTGTTTCCTTTTATTCtcctaataaaatttttgtaagatCATGGGATACTATTCCAAAATCTGATATTGATATGATTGAATTGATATATGTTAGTAACGAGACTACAAAAGTAATTCATTAAGTATAGCTCAATATTATACACAGGATACGATACGATACAAGACACGTCGACacgcgaattttaaaattttataggaCACTGGGAcatgcatacatataaaatataaagtttttttagataattataataatattttaatattttattgatattaaaatataaattaatatttttaatatttttttaaattatataaagtatttaaaatattcttttgttttaataaatatatttctaaaatcatttcaaaatacaaattaagaataaaccTAAACACACTAATACGTAAAGATATTTAGATGTATCTAAGtgttttcaaaaactaattttttattttttaataaaatacgATTAGACACAGAAAATATGTGTGTCGGACAAATATCGATGAGTGTTGTATTTAAAATGTGCCTAATACACGGATATAGTAACTCAGTGAAGTATTCATACTTCATAAAGCGTAAGTTTTAgagttaaatatatatatgatgatcGATATGGGACGTTCTGTATCAATCTACATGTTAatgctatttttaaaaaatattatgtgttaaataattaaatttattaacatttatttaatgattaattacaataaaatttatcaataattataatattctaTATCATATTGTTTTAATAATTACCTTATTTCTCTATATCTCTTGAAATTCtataaatctttttaataattcttgattcttttttataatattttgaatatagtatttttttatttttatctattaaattTATCTATATAGTTAGAgaattatttgataattttttaataatatattattattttttactactCATCAAAtccattttttgttattattattactactactattattattattaatttgacaatatttagtaaatatataaaacccgctttaaaatatttttgtttgttttttctcaTAGATATTGaagtatttaatttgtttactgTGTActacattttttctttattaaatataattactttgtgaacttatttattttaatgattattatttggtattagtataaataataaaaaaagttattttatataagttaataaatatattcacgaataatttattttagaaatatattttgatataaatataaagaaatAGACATATTTTGGATATACACTAATTACTCAAGAAAACATAATTCTAACAGAATCTacgaagaaattaaaataagatacaggaagacaaagaaaaaaaaatatatgataactaCATAATATCTATTATCTTTAGTAGATAGTATCTCGAAAAACAAATACATTTTTAAATGTAATTACTTTCAGTCACTAATAAGTTCGATCATTAATTCATTATCTGGTACTTATATAATCTATTATGGAATATCAAAGTTCTTCATTCTGAAACACTTTTCTTCATTCTTGAAatgatttcttaaaaaaaaagtatagtaATATATATCTCTCtgcaattttaaaaattatcataTTGATTGACTGTTACGGATTTtctattttatgtatatataatttcaagaattaagaacaaaaatttctaaaattatctATAAAGTATTTTGTCTGGTACATATCAAATACAAATATAGGACAActactttatttaaattatcgGTGCAACATATTTTATGAAAGACAATGTTATTTGTTAGTAATTAATCGTATGAAAATGTTTTCatgtaaaaattattaaaagtggaaaaataaaaataattaaataatttaatatatttgattaaattatttaatatagtacatgttaatatttaaattatcattattttcaaataaaaatatttttatgtgagAAAATTTTTAAACGTGCGAAATTTACCGAGATAACTTGAGAAACAAGGAAACCAATTTGCttgttgttatatatatattttttaaaatatattacataatcatttattatattttctaattataaaaaattaaaataaataattaaataaatataaaataatatttaattaaatatttaatattatatatattaattaaaaaatatttttcatccttCAAGTCTCTAATCTTGTTCGATTTTCCATGCATGCagtatttttaactaaaaaattaactttCTTTAACCAATAtcaaaagaatttttaaaatgttttttttttcaaatttttcacataaattttaaattttaaatcctaaatctTTTAACAAGTGagagttaaaaatatttttataataataaaatgttaattaacattaaataattaaaagttgGTTCGTGCTCTATAATGATTCTTAACAGATACAGTTTACACCGTGACTTGGTTGTAACGAAATATTTAAGTGAAGatgtgaataaaaaaaaaaaaattcacactcTCTTTAATTCAGTTTattagaagaataaaagaaCTTCGCTAACTTCTATTGAAATGTcataattaattacattaatcaAATCACCCCACGCCGTCTTCCCCCTTCCTTCCTTCCTTCCCATTTTCCATCACAATGAACCTCcactcatcctcttccttctgGAGTTAATTGAACTTACTACTATtattttgaatatattattattacgcACGATGACTTGACctattatatatactaatccAAATTAAGCCCACAAGAATAGTCTTGGTCAGAGTTCACACCTTGTCACGaagatttataattttcaattttgtcatGTGGGTTTGAAAATTGCACGTGAGGTTCGATACGTGGAAAAAATCACCACAACAACCTATAACTAATTGACTATCGTCTCTTACTTTGAACTTTTTGCGACATGGACTCAATTCCGTATAGTAGTCTACCCTACCCTGTGACGTCAGCATAATTCTTCCACGTTGTTAATATAGGCAGACGCGGCTCAAAATGCATGCATGTCAAATATTGGCTGATTTTTTTCGTCTGAAAACAAATGTTGGTATTGTGTAATGAAATAGATATACGGACAAAATTTTTATGGTTACAGTATCAGATCAAAACGTAATTTatgttttactctttttttcttttttttttcaaaaaattaaacaaatgtAGCCTgcgttttatttttttgtaagatttttaaatttttttattttgttttaaaccaAACGTAGTTTGCGTTTAGTGTTaggtagtattttttttaaataacaaaagtaTCTTGCGGCTGATTTTTTGCTTATGAAAAGAAGTCATGTGTATCACTATGAAATGGAAGGAATGCAAAATATTGTACTGCTATGAgtcaaagacaaaatataacttacgttttatatttgttaaatattttttaattttgaaataaaataaacgtaGCTTACGTTTtgacttattaattttttttttaatttctttttagttGGCTTTTAAAAAAAGCACATTGCGTTTTTGCACCTAAAAaggctaaattttttttgaaacccACAAAACGCAGGTTACGTTTTGTTAGTGTCAGAAACTTTTTTTTTGGAAGTCCAAAAACGCAGCTTGCGTTTTGtgcaaataataatatttaaatccaCAAGTTTGCCTATAAATACGAAGTTCGgtttcatttttcttcatcttcactTCTCCTCTTGGTTTTTCTTTCATAAAGTCCTCAATAGGATATTTTTTTGGCAGATAACTGTGTCAAAAAAATAGAGTTAGTTGAGGCTGAAGTTATGGAAGGTGTTGCAAATTTGCGAGTATATTATAATGGTGAGGTTATAACAAACACACATGAAGGAGTGACTTTTGTTTGTGAATGTCCATTGTCATTTGCCATTCCATGTACCATGAGTTTTGTCGAGTTGCAAAATGGTCTTTGTAATAACATTCAAAGCCACATTTTGAAAAGGGTGAGCAATCTTTTATACAGAAGTCCTGTGCAAGTATTTGGTGGGCTAATACAGTTTCAAATAATGCCCATCACTGACGATGCCAGTATGCAGCAgatgttttatatttatcaaCAAACCCGATCTCAAGTGCCGATGATAGAGTTGTACGTTGAGTTTGAACAGCAGTCGGGGATGAGTACGGTCGGCGAGGAGGTCAATGTTGATGAGCTCGGGGATATAGATTGGGAAGAAGATAATAATGATAGCGAAGAGGAATTCGAAGCTAACTATGAAGTCGATGACGAAAACGATGACGGAGACTTGGCAGGCAATCTGGCGGTGCAAAATGAAGCGAATGTCGTTGTAAGCCAACACCCGTTTGGTGTTCCGTCTTTTATGCGGACTCTAGATCTCGAAGCCATGCATGCCCCAAAATTTCCTGAGTATGCGAATACGGGTATGTTATGATTATTAACTCAAGTTTCCTGTAGCGCTTAAATAATTTGCCTTGTCTGAAACTGATGCTGGTGCGCACATCGTAGGTGAAGGCAACGTTGCGGCGGAAGATGGCGAGTTTAGTGTCGGAATGAAATTTGGTTCAAGAGAGTCAGTGATATCTGCAATCAAAAGCTACACCATCTCTATAGGAGTTGATTACACTGTGTATGAGTCTGAGCCGCATACATTCTATGCGAAATGCAAGGGGTATGGTGCAGGGTGCGACTGGCTTATCCGAGCTAGCTTGATTCGAAAAAAAGCTTGTTAGGAGATCAGGAGATACAATGGGAAGCACACATGCACCATGGGCACGATTTCACAAGATCATGCCAAGTTGGACTCAGACACAATTGCAGATGCCGATAGGTCGTTGGTCGAAGCAGACCCCTTGATAAAGGTGAAGTCCATTATTGCAGAAGTTCAAGGCAGGTTCAACTACACTGTGAGTTACCGCAATgcttggttggcaaagcagaaAGCTGTCGCAAAAGTTTTTGGTGATTGGGAAGTTTCTTACCAGACTCTGCCAGTGTGGTTGAAAGCAATGACAGTGAAGATGCCAAGGTCTCGTGTTTAAATTAAAACGCTCCCCGTTTACCATGAGAGTGAGGAGGTTTAAGGTGTAAGAGTTATGCACCGCGTTTTTTGGAGCTTCTATCCGTGTATTGTAGCATTCAGACACTGCAAGCCACTGGTGCAGGTTGATGGCACGCACCTGTACGGAAAATATAAAGGTGCACTTCTGGTAGCTGTTGCACAAGATGGGAATCAAAACATTGTGCCTATTGCATTTGCGATTGTCGAGGGCGAGACAGCAGACACGTGGGAGTTTTTTCTAACCAATTTGCGGAGATATGTTGTTACCATTGATGGTGTGGGTATTATTTCTGACCGCCATACCTCCATCGACGTTGCAATAGCTCGCAGTAACGGTGCATGGTCACCACCAAGGGCGTGGCACATGTACTGCATCAGGCACATTGGGTCCAACTTCTTAAGGAGGTTCAAGGCTCCATATTTGCATAAACTCGTGGTCAGCACAGGTATTTCAACTTGCTATTATGGTTCTATTCATAGTAAATTTGTGGCACCTACTTATGATTAAATGGTTTGTTCAACAGGCTATTCTAGGACGGAGCAGGAGTACAACAAAAACTACCAAAGGCTTAAAGAGCGGGGTGAGGCATATACTCAATGGTGCGATGAGATCGGTGTTGAGAGATGGGTGTTGGCATTCGATGGTGGTCATCGTTGGGGACATATGACAACAAACTTGGTAGAGTGTATAAATTCTGTCTTAAAGGGTGCACGCAACCTTCCTGTGACTGCCCTTGTCCGGTCAAATTTCTATCGGCTGAATGAGTTGTTCACTCGGAAGAGTACTGAGGCTCATGACCGTCTTCGCAACGGATTCACGTATTCAGAATTTGCAACGAAGAGAGTTGAAGAAAGCTTCCGACGTGTAGAAAATATTGTGGTCAACCGGTTCAACAGGCGCAACGAGATGTTTGAGGTCCGCGAAATGCAAGATGGTACCATTTACACTGTTAATCTTGCGCAACGACACTGCAACTGTGGCCACTTCCAGGTTGAGCGACTTCCATGTCGCCACGTGCTTGCATGTCGTGCTAACCAGCGTCTTGATTGGCAATTGTACGTGCACGATGTGTACAAGATGTCTCAAATTTACAAGGTGTACAGAGGCGAGTTTGTTCCGATGGGTGATCCATCTACGTGGGATAGATATGAAGGAGCGAAGGTAATCGCCAACTGGACATTGAGGCGCGCGACAAAGGGAAGACCGAAGTCAACCCGCTACTTGAATGAGATGGATTCGCGGGATATGCGTAGTCCTCGCCGGTGTATGGTTTGTGGACGCGAGGGACATAGCCGTAGCCGGTTTCCTCAGCGCGCAGGTCCAAGCTCCACTGGAGGACATTAGTGGCTAAGCTTTTGTGTAACTTTATTATCCCCTACGTCACAGTTGTATGTGGCTTTTATGTAACCTGGTCctctattttaaattagttaacacttattaaatcaataaatattttaaacttgTCATGTAACTTTTAATGTTGTTAACTTTCATTCTACGCGGTAAACattgaataataattaagcAGGATAATCTGGGACGTCTTTTATGCGAGCACAAAGCTAAAtatataacaacaataatacttAACACTACCAAGTCATAATACAATACTGAATAAAACATTGAATACAAAATATGACAATGAAAACAAAACTAAACTGTAGCAGTACAACATAAACTGCAACTGACTACTTTCTCGGTGCCTTCTTCGAATACAACGATGGCATGTATTTGTCCGGAGGCGCAGTCTGTGTCCGTAAGTTATACGGATGACCCTGAGACACACCGGCATCTAGACCCCCAAAATTTGTCATGCTCGAACTGCCAGTGTCACATATCCAGGAATCAGTCACCCCTGGAGCACTCGCTCCACCAAGGTCATAACAGTGCTGAACGTCATCCCCCAAAACATCCTCTTCCTCCTGATGGAATTCATTCAAGTCAAACAACTGGGTGCGCGGTGGTGCGGAAGGACCGACATGATGTACATGCCCTGTAGAGGTGTCCACGTCGAAGTCACTGGCATGACCTGATGAGGCGCGACGACCAGCAGACTGCACAGTTGGAGCAGGCGCTTCCTGCTCTCGCGTCGGAAATAGATGTGTTGTATCTGTATCTCAGGACCTGAGACAGGATGAGGCTGTCCGCTAGAACCAAGGGACTAAACTGATCGCCGAGTGGAACTACCAAATACTGCTGGTCAAATACCGGCATCTGAAACTGCTGCTCGTACACCGGCATCTAAAACGGCTGCTCAAATGCCGGCATCTGATGCTGCTGGTCATATGCCGGCATCTGATGCTGCTGGTCATATGCCGGCATCTGAAACTGTTGGTCATATGCCGGGGCCTGAAAGTGGTGATCCTGTGCTGGAACCTATattacaattaattacaattaatagTAATTATTCATAATTGATAAACCTAAATAAGAATAACAACAACAGTAACAATAATACCTGAGGCGGGACTTGCTGCTGAGGCGGGACTTGCTGCTGAGGGCCAACTGGTTCTTCCTATTGCTGCTGTGGCTCATCGGCGCCAACCTCTTCACCTACAACTCTGTCTGACAGTCGCAGGTGCATCCCATACTGCTCTGTGTACCACTCGTAGTACACTGGAAGAGGATGAAAGTCAATAATCTCCTAACCTAACTGCAATGTGTTATAGCGGTCGGTCCTCCACCTGTCAACCCATCGACTGTAAATCTATCCTCAGTCATGGTTCTGTGCTCCTCTCAACCCAGTACAATGATCACGA
The Arachis duranensis cultivar V14167 chromosome 5, aradu.V14167.gnm2.J7QH, whole genome shotgun sequence genome window above contains:
- the LOC107487748 gene encoding uncharacterized protein LOC107487748; the protein is MGTISQDHAKLDSDTIADADRSLVEADPLIKVKSIIAEVQGRFNYTVSYRNAWLAKQKAVAKVFGDWEVSYQTLPVWLKAMTVKMPRSRVDGTHLYGKYKGALLVAVAQDGNQNIVPIAFAIVEGETADTWEFFLTNLRRYVVTIDGVGIISDRHTSIDVAIARSNGAWSPPRAWHMYCIRHIGSNFLRRFKAPYLHKLVVSTGYSRTEQEYNKNYQRLKERGEAYTQWCDEIGVERWVLAFDGGHRWGHMTTNLVECINSVLKGARNLPVTALVRSNFYRLNELFTRKSTEAHDRLRNGFTYSEFATKRVEESFRRVENIVVNRFNRRNEMFEVREMQDGTIYTVNLAQRHCNCGHFQVERLPCRHVLACRANQRLDWQLYVHDVYKMSQIYKVYRGEFVPMGDPSTWDRYEGAKVIANWTLRRATKGRPKSTRYLNEMDSRDMRSPRRCMVCGREGHSRSRFPQRAGPSSTGGH
- the LOC107487749 gene encoding uncharacterized protein LOC107487749 is translated as MEGVANLRVYYNGEVITNTHEGVTFVCECPLSFAIPCTMSFVELQNGLCNNIQSHILKRVSNLLYRSPVQVFGGLIQFQIMPITDDASMQQMFYIYQQTRSQVPMIELYVEFEQQSGMSTVGEEVNVDELGDIDWEEDNNDSEEEFEANYEVDDENDDGDLAGNLAVQNEANVVVSQHPFGVPSFMRTLDLEAMHAPKFPEYANTGEGNVAAEDGEFSVGMKFGSRESVISAIKSYTISIGVDYTVYESEPHTFYAKCKGYGAGCDWLIRASLIRKKAC